Proteins encoded within one genomic window of Sphaerotilus montanus:
- a CDS encoding chemotaxis protein CheW, with protein MPDPAHQYLRFALGLGRYTVDLARVKEILEIGPLTPVPMMPSFVRGVMNLRGAVVPVIDLGDRLGLGVASIGRRSCIVMVDLAVQTRDELPPMGVLVDAVDEVVDARAADHEPVPPLGTEVDPRYLRSLVRVRGVATPELDLPAVLDPAALAHAMVASTCRR; from the coding sequence ATGCCTGACCCGGCGCACCAGTACCTGCGCTTCGCACTGGGCCTGGGGCGCTACACGGTGGACCTGGCCCGGGTGAAGGAAATCCTGGAGATCGGTCCGCTGACGCCGGTGCCGATGATGCCGTCCTTCGTCCGCGGCGTGATGAACCTGCGCGGGGCGGTGGTACCGGTGATCGACCTCGGTGACCGCCTCGGCCTGGGCGTCGCCAGCATCGGGCGCCGGTCCTGCATCGTGATGGTCGATCTGGCCGTGCAGACGCGGGACGAACTGCCACCCATGGGCGTGCTGGTCGATGCGGTGGACGAGGTGGTCGATGCCAGGGCGGCCGACCACGAACCGGTCCCGCCCCTGGGCACCGAGGTGGATCCGCGCTATCTGCGCAGTCTGGTGCGGGTGCGCGGCGTGGCCACGCCGGAGCTGGACCTGCCCGCGGTGCTGGACCCGGCTGCGCTGGCACACGCCATGGTGGCCAGCACCTGCCGACGCTGA